A section of the Candidatus Omnitrophota bacterium genome encodes:
- a CDS encoding acyl carrier protein, with product MQDIEIENEVKSLIAQVLEKDPNTIKPDARLVEDLGMDSLMALEILVAVEKKFKITIPEQKLSEMNTLNATVTIAKEFLSKKAPA from the coding sequence ATGCAGGATATTGAAATTGAAAATGAAGTAAAGAGTTTGATTGCTCAGGTGTTGGAAAAAGACCCCAATACTATTAAGCCGGATGCGCGTTTGGTTGAAGATCTTGGCATGGATTCTTTAATGGCTCTTGAGATTCTTGTCGCGGTTGAAAAGAAATTTAAGATTACCATCCCGGAACAAAAGCTTTCCGAGATGAATACCCTGAATGCTACTGTTACAATAGCAAAAGAGTTTTTATCAAAAAAAGCTCCAGCCTGA
- a CDS encoding beta-ketoacyl-[acyl-carrier-protein] synthase family protein: MKKRVVITGLGVVSSVGIGKENFWKSILEGKSGISEVGSFDTKDFAVHNAGEIKDFDPLKYLPKDKISNLGRSSYFGVIAAKLALEDAGLTKEGLDKEATMVCMGTTMGESGILERLNRNFIEKGIDGLDVSLIPNYPCNNLASSIASEFSLEGVNYVIPNACAAGNFAIGYAFDLISNGEADMAFAGGSDGFSRIAFIGFSRMFAVAPERCQPFDKNRKGMMVAEGAGVVLLESLDSAKKRKANIYAEILGYGISSDARHMTAPYSEGIKEAMQSALKESNIDASQVDYISAHGTGTAVNDREECLAVKKVLGDNFKNVPMSSIKSMLGHTMGAASAIEAITCCLVIKDDVLPPTINYETPDPDCDIDCVPNKSRRHKVNIALNNASAFGGNNSCLVLKKITS; the protein is encoded by the coding sequence ATGAAGAAACGCGTGGTTATCACAGGTTTGGGTGTTGTTTCCTCTGTTGGGATAGGCAAAGAGAATTTCTGGAAGTCTATCCTTGAAGGAAAAAGTGGCATTAGCGAAGTAGGTTCTTTTGATACAAAAGATTTCGCTGTGCATAACGCTGGAGAGATTAAAGATTTTGATCCTCTTAAATACCTGCCTAAAGATAAAATATCCAATCTTGGCCGGAGTTCGTATTTTGGAGTGATTGCCGCAAAGCTTGCTTTGGAAGATGCCGGATTGACAAAAGAAGGTTTAGATAAAGAAGCTACAATGGTTTGTATGGGCACTACAATGGGAGAATCCGGTATTCTTGAGAGGCTTAATCGTAATTTTATTGAAAAAGGCATAGATGGTTTGGATGTTTCTTTGATACCGAATTACCCTTGTAATAACCTTGCCTCTAGTATTGCTTCGGAATTCAGCTTGGAGGGTGTAAATTATGTTATACCTAATGCCTGTGCCGCGGGAAATTTTGCCATAGGTTATGCTTTCGATCTTATCAGTAATGGAGAAGCTGACATGGCTTTTGCCGGGGGTTCAGACGGATTCTCAAGAATTGCTTTTATAGGGTTTAGCCGGATGTTTGCCGTAGCCCCAGAACGCTGTCAGCCATTTGACAAGAATCGTAAAGGCATGATGGTAGCTGAAGGAGCAGGAGTTGTGCTGTTGGAGTCGTTGGATAGCGCTAAAAAGAGAAAAGCAAATATTTACGCGGAGATTTTAGGTTACGGGATAAGCTCTGACGCGAGGCATATGACCGCGCCTTATTCAGAAGGTATTAAGGAGGCAATGCAGTCGGCTCTCAAAGAAAGTAATATTGATGCAAGCCAGGTAGATTATATAAGCGCTCATGGAACCGGGACAGCAGTAAATGATAGAGAGGAGTGCCTTGCGGTAAAGAAAGTATTGGGGGATAATTTTAAAAATGTCCCTATGAGTTCAATAAAGTCTATGTTGGGGCATACTATGGGCGCAGCGAGCGCAATTGAAGCTATTACCTGTTGCCTGGTTATTAAGGATGATGTTTTACCACCCACAATCAATTATGAAACTCCAGACCCAGATTGCGATATTGACTGTGTTCCAAATAAATCACGCCGGCACAAAGTAAATATTGCGTTAAATAATGCTTCTGCTTTTGGTGGAAATAATTCCTGCCTTGTGTTAAAAAAAATTACTTCTTAA
- a CDS encoding alpha/beta fold hydrolase has protein sequence MENNGSKKFNFYLKGSNEKAVLLIHGITGTPSEMKYYGTGLNKAGYTVFCNTLPKHCSSLGELKQVKWQDMVDCCIDDLKNLRKDYKKVYISGLSMGALIGIHLAYLFPDDVSGIVALAPTIFYDGWALHKGKVFLNLAFLIPFLRNSIDIREDWPYGLKDEDSREAIERFYKNAKSSEFSKKTLLFGSPFFPVACLYQHHLFTKIVVRELNKVKTPIVAIHSSEDDMVSIRNAQYILERIGSSFKSLVPLEDSYHMITIDKQKDKVIQESVSFMDKI, from the coding sequence ATGGAAAACAACGGCTCAAAGAAATTTAATTTCTATCTTAAAGGAAGTAATGAAAAGGCAGTGCTTTTGATTCACGGGATTACCGGCACTCCTTCTGAGATGAAATATTACGGCACCGGCCTTAATAAGGCAGGGTATACCGTATTTTGCAACACTTTACCTAAGCATTGCTCGAGCCTTGGCGAATTGAAGCAAGTTAAATGGCAGGATATGGTGGATTGCTGCATTGATGACCTTAAGAATTTAAGAAAAGATTATAAGAAGGTGTACATCTCCGGGTTATCGATGGGTGCTTTAATTGGAATCCATCTTGCGTATCTTTTTCCGGATGACGTCTCAGGGATAGTCGCTTTAGCCCCTACTATTTTTTATGATGGTTGGGCTTTGCACAAGGGGAAGGTATTCTTAAATCTCGCTTTTCTTATTCCTTTCTTAAGGAATTCTATTGATATCCGCGAGGACTGGCCATATGGCTTAAAAGATGAAGATAGCCGGGAAGCAATTGAAAGATTTTATAAAAATGCCAAGTCCAGCGAGTTTAGTAAAAAGACATTACTTTTTGGAAGCCCATTTTTCCCTGTGGCCTGTCTTTATCAGCACCATCTATTCACGAAAATAGTAGTCAGAGAATTAAATAAAGTGAAAACTCCTATCGTTGCGATTCATTCCTCAGAGGATGACATGGTTAGTATCCGTAATGCCCAGTATATTCTAGAACGGATAGGCTCAAGCTTTAAGTCGTTAGTCCCCTTGGAAGACTCCTATCATATGATTACAATTGATAAGCAAAAAGATAAAGTAATCCAGGAGTCAGTCTCCTTTATGGATAAAATTTAG
- a CDS encoding NAD(P)/FAD-dependent oxidoreductase — protein MKYDAIIIGAGIGGLICALKLSKSGKKILLLEKQGVPGGFATSFRRKGFTFESSLHVVDALNPDGEIRKFLDESGISNQVNYIDLDYFARIIYPEHNFIVNCSCKDFISYLKYNFPHESSGIDKAFLAINKFNKQFDRFYELNLPLWLKFALTPLISPQIILTSMISTEQFLGKFIKDKKLLALFTDIWRFLGLPPSRLSAFYFLIIFRGYYENHTAYIKGGFSKLFEAIISELKKEGSEVRFNTEVKKISIGNNKQVKSVITKNNEEFFSDAVVSNANAIDTLTNFIDDNAQKNKYLNEISGLEKSISAFQVYLGLSKPAKDLGMGQYVVSLNKSYDQDENFSFFTLENYDSCSLELVDHSQIDPGLVPSGKGSLLIMILADYSSWKNLSEEKYKQKKDEVAKKLIKRAEQFLPGLTNNIEVMEVATPLTMERYVSSPQGAIYGFSQSVSQSSINRLPQKTRIKGLFLAGAWTQPGHGMHGCFVSGIEAADSVLRYLKG, from the coding sequence ATGAAGTATGACGCGATAATAATAGGAGCAGGTATCGGGGGATTGATTTGCGCTCTTAAGTTATCTAAGAGCGGGAAAAAGATCCTTTTATTGGAAAAGCAGGGAGTCCCCGGGGGATTCGCAACAAGCTTTCGCAGAAAAGGTTTTACTTTTGAGTCCAGCCTTCACGTTGTTGATGCTTTAAATCCGGATGGAGAGATACGCAAATTTCTGGATGAAAGCGGTATTAGCAATCAGGTTAATTATATAGATCTTGATTATTTTGCGCGCATTATTTATCCTGAGCATAATTTTATCGTTAACTGTTCGTGTAAAGATTTTATTTCTTACCTAAAGTATAATTTCCCTCATGAGTCTTCCGGAATAGACAAAGCCTTCTTAGCAATAAATAAATTTAATAAGCAGTTTGACAGATTCTACGAATTGAATTTGCCTTTGTGGCTAAAATTTGCTTTAACTCCATTAATCTCTCCTCAAATTATCCTGACTTCCATGATTTCAACAGAACAGTTTTTAGGGAAGTTCATTAAAGATAAAAAACTTCTGGCTTTGTTTACGGATATCTGGCGTTTTTTGGGGTTGCCACCCAGCCGTTTAAGCGCTTTTTATTTTTTGATTATTTTCCGGGGCTATTATGAGAATCATACTGCGTATATTAAGGGAGGATTTTCTAAATTGTTTGAAGCAATTATTTCTGAATTAAAAAAAGAAGGTTCTGAGGTAAGGTTTAATACAGAGGTAAAAAAAATTTCCATAGGTAATAATAAACAAGTTAAGTCTGTTATAACTAAAAACAATGAAGAATTTTTTTCAGATGCTGTAGTTTCTAATGCAAATGCTATTGATACGTTGACAAACTTTATTGATGATAACGCTCAAAAAAATAAATACTTAAATGAAATATCGGGCTTAGAGAAATCAATTTCTGCATTTCAGGTTTATTTAGGTTTAAGTAAGCCGGCAAAGGATTTGGGGATGGGGCAATATGTAGTTTCGCTTAATAAATCTTACGATCAGGATGAGAATTTTTCTTTTTTTACTTTGGAGAATTATGATTCCTGCTCTTTGGAGCTTGTAGACCATTCGCAGATAGACCCCGGTTTAGTGCCATCCGGGAAGGGAAGCCTTTTGATAATGATTTTAGCGGATTATTCTTCTTGGAAAAACTTGTCAGAAGAAAAATATAAGCAAAAGAAGGATGAAGTTGCAAAGAAGCTAATCAAGAGGGCAGAACAGTTCTTGCCCGGATTGACTAATAACATTGAAGTAATGGAAGTAGCAACCCCTTTGACAATGGAGCGTTATGTTTCGTCTCCACAAGGCGCTATTTATGGCTTTTCTCAATCTGTAAGCCAGTCAAGCATTAATAGGCTTCCTCAAAAAACAAGAATCAAAGGTTTGTTTCTTGCGGGTGCTTGGACGCAGCCAGGGCATGGGATGCACGGATGTTTTGTCTCAGGCATTGAGGCAGCTGATTCAGTGTTACGTTATTTAAAGGGATAA
- a CDS encoding GNAT family N-acetyltransferase, with product MQNSNHDLQFFVLDTINSISKDDWDNLFDENILEGYGYHKAFEESHIKEFTLKYLVAKRNNAICAIIPFFISDFSFSTLIQGSLQKIILNIQSFFKRFLKMRMLFVGFPTTEELYLGISKKENKRDFFELLVKEFSRISKKMNISVTLFFNLAEKDKLLAQVLYKKNFVKMENYPNTMLAIKGETFEEYLSSLSRNTRKDFKRKLRDSAALTILTTEVIDNIDSIKNEIFKLYLNNFSASEVQFETLTPDFFQNIFKYMKENAKMFITRSPDNKILAFNLCLIKNDTCIDKFIGFDKKTSHKLHLYHATFHHNITWCLKNKIRYYQMGITDYHPKIRLGAKLIPLFVYFKCTNPILWLFAKPIAKIIQPKNFDPGLKNIKK from the coding sequence GTGCAAAACTCAAATCATGATTTACAATTCTTCGTTTTAGACACAATCAATAGCATATCCAAAGACGACTGGGATAACCTGTTTGATGAAAACATCCTTGAAGGCTACGGCTATCATAAAGCCTTTGAAGAATCACACATAAAAGAATTCACACTTAAATACCTGGTTGCAAAACGAAATAATGCCATTTGTGCGATAATACCTTTCTTCATTTCAGACTTCTCATTCTCTACTTTAATACAGGGTTCATTGCAAAAAATCATCCTTAACATCCAATCTTTTTTTAAGCGCTTCCTTAAAATGAGGATGCTCTTTGTAGGATTCCCCACCACCGAAGAGCTATACCTCGGAATATCAAAAAAAGAAAATAAAAGAGATTTTTTTGAACTCTTGGTCAAAGAATTCTCCAGAATATCTAAGAAAATGAATATAAGCGTAACTCTATTTTTTAATCTTGCGGAAAAAGACAAGCTTCTCGCACAGGTGCTCTATAAAAAAAATTTCGTTAAAATGGAAAATTACCCCAACACAATGCTTGCAATAAAAGGCGAAACCTTTGAAGAATACCTTTCTTCGCTAAGCAGGAATACACGCAAAGATTTTAAACGTAAACTTAGAGATTCTGCGGCACTAACAATACTTACCACTGAGGTTATAGACAACATTGACTCAATAAAGAATGAAATATTTAAACTCTATTTAAATAACTTTTCAGCTTCAGAAGTTCAATTTGAAACGCTTACCCCTGATTTCTTTCAAAATATTTTCAAGTATATGAAAGAAAATGCCAAGATGTTTATTACCCGCTCACCGGATAACAAAATCTTAGCTTTCAACCTTTGTTTAATTAAAAATGATACCTGCATTGATAAGTTCATCGGGTTTGATAAAAAAACTTCCCATAAACTTCACCTTTACCATGCAACATTCCATCACAATATTACCTGGTGCCTTAAGAATAAAATCCGCTACTATCAAATGGGCATTACCGATTATCATCCGAAAATAAGATTAGGCGCAAAATTGATCCCTCTCTTTGTTTATTTTAAATGCACCAATCCAATCCTCTGGCTTTTTGCAAAGCCTATCGCTAAAATTATTCAGCCAAAAAATTTTGATCCGGGATTAAAAAATATTAAGAAGTAA